One genomic region from Streptomyces venezuelae encodes:
- a CDS encoding DUF2637 domain-containing protein — MRLTDISLDWLLPGGVMVAGVLTAVAVLARGKRAGDQAAAEDSWERSEERRRRKEAVYGTASYVLLFCCAAVAAALSFHGLVGFGRQNLSLSGGWEYLVPFGLDGAAMFCSVLAVREASHGDAALGSRLLVWLFAGAAAWFNWVHAPRGLGHDGAPQFFAGMSLSAAVLFDRALKQTRRAALREQGLVPRPLPQIRIVRWLRAPRETFAAWSLMLLENVRTLDEAVDEVREDRREKEQNRIRRRDQVKLDRARLKAINRQHRAFGLGRGGDARQVEMAALGAAGSAGTGHGPGSGSGAGSGSATAAVQAAVAEPAIADPGQLPLRPRPSLQAVRGAEPRAGDSRTVDLTAEDDTQTLPRLDSLERKLKDLEQQFG; from the coding sequence ATGAGACTGACCGACATATCGCTGGACTGGCTGCTTCCGGGCGGCGTGATGGTGGCCGGGGTCCTGACGGCGGTGGCGGTGCTCGCGCGCGGGAAGCGCGCCGGTGACCAGGCCGCGGCCGAGGACTCCTGGGAGCGCAGCGAGGAGCGCCGCAGACGCAAGGAGGCGGTGTACGGAACGGCTTCCTACGTCCTGCTCTTCTGCTGCGCCGCGGTCGCCGCGGCGCTCTCCTTCCACGGACTCGTCGGCTTCGGCCGGCAGAACCTCAGCCTCTCCGGGGGCTGGGAGTACCTCGTCCCCTTCGGCCTCGACGGCGCCGCCATGTTCTGCTCGGTCCTCGCCGTCCGCGAGGCCAGCCACGGCGACGCGGCGCTCGGCTCGCGGCTCCTCGTCTGGCTTTTCGCCGGCGCGGCCGCCTGGTTCAACTGGGTGCACGCCCCGCGCGGGCTCGGCCACGACGGGGCACCGCAGTTCTTCGCGGGCATGTCCCTCTCGGCGGCGGTCCTCTTCGACCGCGCGCTGAAGCAGACCCGCCGGGCCGCGCTCCGCGAGCAGGGCCTGGTGCCCCGCCCGCTGCCGCAGATCCGGATCGTCCGCTGGCTGCGCGCGCCCCGGGAGACCTTCGCGGCCTGGTCGCTGATGCTCCTGGAGAACGTACGGACGCTGGACGAGGCGGTCGACGAGGTCCGCGAGGACCGGCGGGAGAAGGAGCAGAACCGGATCCGCCGGCGCGACCAGGTCAAGCTCGACCGGGCACGCCTCAAGGCCATCAACCGCCAGCACCGGGCCTTCGGGCTCGGCCGCGGCGGCGACGCCCGCCAGGTCGAGATGGCGGCACTGGGCGCCGCGGGGAGCGCCGGTACGGGCCACGGCCCGGGTTCCGGATCGGGTGCGGGCTCCGGCTCCGCGACGGCGGCCGTGCAGGCCGCCGTCGCGGAGCCCGCCATAGCGGATCCGGGACAACTGCCGCTTCGACCCCGGCCCTCCCTGCAAGCCGTAAGGGGCGCTGAGCCCCGCGCGGGAGACTCCCGGACGGTGGACCTCACCGCCGAGGACGACACCCAGACGCTGCCCCGGCTCGACTCCCTGGAGCGCAAGCTCAAGGACCTGGAGCAGCAGTTCGGCTGA
- a CDS encoding ATP-binding protein: MAGEARQPTQLLRKVGCADLTAVPEVRHALRKMLRKWGGPGASDVAELLTSELVTNALVHTEHGAVVTATVVPEQLRVEVRDFVPGLDRPHAPPADDGTHGRGLVLVQALADSWGVEEHGVGKVVWFELNGGAA; the protein is encoded by the coding sequence ATGGCCGGGGAGGCACGACAGCCGACTCAACTGCTCAGGAAGGTGGGATGCGCGGATCTCACCGCGGTGCCGGAGGTGCGACACGCGTTACGGAAGATGCTGCGGAAGTGGGGCGGGCCGGGCGCCTCCGACGTGGCCGAACTGCTCACCAGCGAGCTGGTGACCAATGCCCTGGTCCACACCGAGCACGGGGCCGTCGTGACCGCGACGGTCGTCCCCGAGCAGCTGAGGGTCGAGGTCCGCGACTTCGTCCCGGGACTCGACCGGCCGCACGCACCGCCCGCCGACGACGGTACGCACGGCAGGGGACTCGTCCTCGTCCAGGCCCTGGCCGACTCCTGGGGGGTCGAGGAGCACGGGGTCGGCAAGGTGGTCTGGTTCGAACTGAACGGCGGGGCCGCCTGA
- a CDS encoding pyruvate dehydrogenase: MAKQNVAEQFVDILVRAGVKRLYGVVGDSLNPVVDAIRRTPALDWIQVRHEETAAFAAGAEAQITGSLAACAGSCGPGNLHLINGLYDAHRSMAPVLALASHIPSSEIGLGYFQETHPDQLFRECSHYSELISNPKQMPRLLQTAIQHAVGRSGVSVVSLPGDIASLPAPDKAVETALVTSRPTVRPGDDEIDALVRMIDAADRVTLFCGSGTAGAHAEVMQFAERIKAPVGHALRGKEWIQYDNPFDVGMSGLLGYGAAYEATHECDLLILLGTDFPYNAFLPDDVKIVQVDVRPEHLGRRSRLDLAIWGDVRETLRCVVPRVRAKTDRRFLDKMLKKHADALEGVVKAYTRKVEKHVPIHPEYVASVIDELADGDAVFTVDTGMCNVWAARYLSPNGRRRIIGSFSHGSMANALPQAIGAQFTDRNRQVVSLSGDGGFSMLMGDFLTLVQYDLPVKVVVFNNSSLGMVELEMLVAGLPSYGTTNKNPDFAAIARAAGAYGVRVEKPKQLTSALKDAFKHRGPALVDVVTDPNALSIPPKISSEMVTGFALSASKIVLDGGVGRMLQMARSNLRNVPRP, encoded by the coding sequence ATGGCCAAACAGAACGTCGCAGAACAGTTCGTCGACATCCTCGTGCGCGCGGGCGTGAAGCGTCTGTACGGCGTCGTCGGCGACAGCCTGAACCCGGTCGTCGACGCCATCCGCCGCACCCCCGCGCTCGACTGGATCCAGGTGCGGCACGAGGAGACGGCCGCCTTCGCCGCCGGTGCCGAGGCCCAGATCACCGGCAGCCTCGCCGCCTGCGCGGGCTCCTGCGGCCCCGGCAATCTGCACCTGATCAACGGCCTGTACGACGCCCACCGTTCCATGGCCCCGGTCCTGGCCCTCGCCTCGCACATCCCGTCCAGTGAGATCGGCCTCGGCTACTTCCAGGAGACCCACCCCGACCAGCTCTTCCGCGAGTGCAGCCACTACAGCGAGCTCATCTCCAACCCGAAGCAGATGCCCCGGCTGCTCCAGACGGCGATCCAGCACGCCGTCGGCCGCAGCGGCGTCAGCGTCGTCTCGCTGCCCGGCGACATCGCCTCCCTGCCCGCCCCCGACAAGGCCGTGGAGACCGCGCTCGTCACCTCCCGCCCCACCGTCAGGCCGGGCGACGACGAGATCGACGCGCTCGTCCGGATGATCGACGCGGCCGACCGGGTGACACTCTTCTGCGGCAGCGGCACGGCGGGCGCGCACGCCGAGGTGATGCAGTTCGCCGAGCGGATCAAGGCACCCGTCGGCCACGCCCTGCGCGGAAAAGAATGGATTCAGTACGACAATCCCTTCGACGTCGGCATGAGCGGGCTGCTCGGCTACGGCGCCGCCTACGAGGCCACCCACGAGTGCGACCTGCTGATCCTGCTCGGCACGGACTTCCCGTACAACGCCTTCCTGCCCGACGACGTGAAGATCGTCCAGGTGGACGTCCGGCCCGAGCACCTGGGCCGGCGCTCCCGGCTCGACCTCGCGATCTGGGGGGACGTCCGGGAGACCCTGCGCTGTGTCGTCCCGCGCGTCCGGGCCAAGACCGACCGTCGCTTCCTCGACAAGATGCTCAAGAAGCACGCCGACGCACTCGAAGGCGTCGTGAAGGCGTACACCCGCAAGGTCGAGAAGCACGTCCCGATCCACCCCGAGTACGTCGCCTCCGTCATCGACGAACTGGCCGACGGGGACGCCGTGTTCACGGTCGACACCGGCATGTGCAACGTCTGGGCGGCCCGTTACCTCTCGCCCAACGGACGGCGCAGGATCATCGGCTCGTTCAGCCACGGCTCGATGGCGAACGCGCTCCCGCAGGCCATCGGCGCGCAGTTCACCGACCGGAACCGGCAGGTCGTGTCGCTCTCCGGCGACGGCGGATTCTCCATGCTCATGGGCGACTTCCTCACCCTCGTCCAGTACGACCTCCCGGTGAAGGTCGTCGTCTTCAACAACTCCTCGCTCGGCATGGTCGAGTTGGAGATGCTGGTCGCCGGACTGCCCTCGTACGGGACGACGAACAAGAACCCGGACTTCGCGGCCATCGCGCGCGCCGCCGGGGCCTACGGCGTCCGCGTCGAGAAGCCCAAACAGCTCACGAGCGCGCTCAAGGACGCCTTCAAGCACCGGGGCCCGGCTCTCGTGGACGTCGTCACCGACCCCAACGCCCTCTCCATCCCGCCCAAGATCAGCAGCGAGATGGTCACCGGCTTCGCCCTCTCCGCCAGCAAGATCGTCCTGGACGGCGGCGTGGGCCGCATGCTCCAGATGGCCCGCTCCAACCTGCGCAACGTCCCCCGTCCCTGA
- a CDS encoding protein phosphatase 2C domain-containing protein translates to MTQQGDNWWDKLYDESAPDTAPTVPGESLDDHFATAPRATTGPPGRSPALEPEPEPDPRAVLPDRAPAPWEAPEQGPRSFPGPPPPAAPPTETPTVQVAVPEPQADAEAGPENDPETGSENDPETGPYADLTVQVPVPRPRAAGFVGSRPPTYEAEPTALPVARPGELAELVADTVLDGARYGTCTLRAASVRGDSARYRGEPRRDALLTARFGHDEAALVLVAVAAGSRAAEDAHLAAADACRWIAEAVGRSHARLSEDIRSGRRGDLKSGLHRLTDRTYGKLRARAADRGLAPDEYTATLRCLLVPADPECRTRVFFGIGGGGLFRLREGSWQDIEPLLPEPAAVTGAPVVGFGSPPSPKDAAETEEGDRLTMNLGVTTPPGPLVEEPVPPPAEPFRFRASVARPGDTLLLASPGLAEPMRGEPALARELATRWADQEPPGLAAFLADTQLRVTGYADDRTGVAVWEA, encoded by the coding sequence ATGACTCAGCAGGGGGACAACTGGTGGGACAAGCTCTACGACGAGTCGGCGCCGGACACGGCCCCGACGGTCCCGGGTGAATCGCTCGACGACCACTTCGCCACGGCGCCCCGCGCCACCACGGGCCCGCCGGGCCGGAGCCCGGCCCTTGAGCCGGAGCCGGAGCCGGATCCTCGGGCCGTCCTCCCCGACAGGGCGCCGGCGCCCTGGGAGGCCCCCGAGCAGGGGCCGCGCTCCTTCCCCGGGCCGCCGCCCCCGGCCGCCCCGCCGACCGAGACGCCCACCGTCCAGGTGGCGGTGCCGGAGCCCCAGGCCGACGCCGAGGCCGGTCCGGAGAACGACCCGGAGACCGGTTCGGAGAACGACCCGGAGACCGGTCCGTACGCCGATCTCACCGTCCAGGTGCCCGTGCCACGCCCCCGGGCCGCCGGGTTCGTCGGCAGCAGACCGCCGACGTACGAGGCCGAGCCCACCGCCCTCCCCGTCGCCCGCCCCGGCGAGCTCGCCGAACTGGTCGCCGACACCGTCCTCGACGGCGCCCGCTACGGCACCTGCACCCTGCGGGCCGCCTCCGTCCGCGGCGACTCCGCCCGCTACCGCGGCGAACCCCGCCGCGACGCCCTGCTCACCGCCCGCTTCGGCCACGACGAGGCCGCGCTCGTCCTCGTCGCCGTCGCCGCCGGCTCCCGCGCCGCCGAGGACGCCCACCTCGCCGCCGCCGACGCCTGCCGGTGGATCGCCGAGGCCGTCGGCCGCAGCCACGCCCGGCTCTCGGAGGACATCAGGAGCGGCCGCCGCGGAGACCTCAAGTCCGGACTGCACCGGCTCACCGACCGTACGTACGGCAAGCTGCGCGCCCGCGCCGCCGACCGGGGCCTCGCCCCCGACGAGTACACCGCGACCCTCCGCTGCCTCCTCGTCCCCGCCGACCCCGAGTGCCGCACGCGCGTCTTCTTCGGGATCGGCGGCGGCGGCCTCTTCCGGCTCCGCGAGGGCTCCTGGCAGGACATCGAACCGCTCCTGCCCGAGCCCGCGGCCGTCACCGGCGCCCCCGTCGTCGGCTTCGGCTCACCGCCCTCGCCGAAGGACGCGGCCGAGACCGAGGAAGGGGACCGGCTCACCATGAACCTCGGCGTCACGACCCCGCCGGGCCCGCTCGTCGAGGAGCCCGTCCCGCCGCCCGCCGAACCGTTCCGCTTCCGGGCCTCCGTCGCCCGCCCCGGGGACACCCTGCTCCTCGCCTCACCCGGACTCGCCGAGCCGATGCGCGGCGAACCCGCCCTCGCCCGCGAACTCGCCACCCGCTGGGCCGACCAGGAGCCTCCCGGTCTCGCCGCCTTCCTCGCCGACACCCAGCTGAGGGTGACGGGTTACGCCGACGACCGTACGGGGGTGGCCGTCTGGGAGGCGTAA
- a CDS encoding S8 family peptidase, which produces MRPISRTALGAATAAVLAVTAVAPSMANEPQDGTAGKRPLVGSEASARAGDRTATVTLVTGDHVLVSHDADGNPAATALPREDGTVPLVQTRRSGQDLYVYPEGATEALTAGRVDEELFNVTGLIRQGYDDASAATLPLIAVYASDLARSAPAAPRGAERGRILRTVDGVALKADKKQAATFWADVNTPQARSAAGIEKLWLDRKVQATLEQSTKQVHAPEAWAAGYDGTGTKVAVLDTGADTEHPDLKGRVTASENFTDSETADDRQGHGTHTISTVGGSGAASDGKKKGVAPGADLLNGKVLNDSGSGAASWIIAGMEWAVAQGADVVSMSLGSSVPTDCTDPMSVAAEQLAQNKGTLFVIAAGNSGPTLNTVSSPGCAPSVLTVGATDRDDSTAYFSSRGPTTVNHTLKPEMAAPGVGISAAAAGGRGVYAYQSMSGTSMATPHVAGAAAIVKQRHPDWTAQQIKAALVSSAESDLPGDVREVGGGRLDVKAAIDQTVLGAPAVQGGTFDWPQDRTDRTTVSVPYSNTSGTPVTLNLSVEKVTGNDGSRVRSSVARLAKRTVTVPAGATVQVPLELDPAARLDRAQYGDATGRVLATGPGGIHVSTPFSLHVEPETVTLRVKLIDRQGKPADGASSLDVIGTDVASGERRFNEGAADQVYRLRPGSYFLSSFVTTPDAGEGATLNDSLSYLGRPQMELKKDTTVVLDARKAHKLSVTTDKASELRGATLAFSRSWDDFWLHAGTAAGPRTIRGYYASVEGAADEGDFEFGSYWRAAAPQITSLRTADGLTLHPLTGSIASDNLDGTGSARLVDAGAGTPEELKAAGVQGRIALVRLPDDSTSAGTLARNAKAAGAVAVIAHHSASGRWYPTGGFTGLGLPVLSVPSTEATALLGKLAAGEVTLAWQATAKSPYAYNLAFPETGAIRDDKDYRVRDRELGRTDSTYGSAGIATDFIDFPAARRPDGVRVGFGSLETVPAPGARTEYYSAGDTSWEPMVGSSFPFGEIMVGTPHTYTPGEKRTENWYDGVIAPTAPRDAAGEPVLVAERQGNLLGFANAMWGDGTHHAVPGSFGDIGNVSLSRDGEVLGTSSWPFGVFEVPAEAGTYTLEQNTMKIGSKVWARSTSVKSVWKFTSKLDESVYSQGIPILFPRYNLPEDGLKTLAATDGQQIGLTATGHAGYTPAALTSAKLSYSYDGGTTWTEARVSQQGGQWTATVNHAGASGEPVTLRTELTDANGNSVTQTVVRAYDVR; this is translated from the coding sequence ATGCGCCCGATTTCGCGTACGGCCCTGGGGGCGGCGACCGCCGCCGTACTGGCCGTCACCGCGGTCGCGCCGTCCATGGCGAATGAGCCGCAGGACGGCACGGCCGGCAAGCGACCGCTGGTCGGCAGCGAGGCCTCGGCCCGCGCCGGTGACCGGACCGCCACGGTGACCCTGGTCACCGGGGACCACGTCCTGGTCAGCCACGACGCCGACGGGAACCCGGCGGCCACGGCGCTGCCCCGAGAGGACGGCACCGTCCCGCTCGTCCAGACCCGCCGCTCCGGCCAGGACCTGTACGTCTACCCCGAGGGCGCCACCGAAGCGCTCACCGCAGGCCGTGTCGACGAGGAGCTCTTCAACGTCACCGGCCTCATCCGTCAGGGTTACGACGACGCCTCCGCAGCCACCCTGCCCCTCATCGCGGTCTACGCCTCCGACCTCGCACGCTCGGCCCCCGCCGCCCCGCGCGGCGCCGAGCGCGGCCGGATCCTGCGGACCGTCGACGGCGTCGCGCTCAAGGCCGACAAGAAGCAGGCCGCCACCTTCTGGGCCGACGTGAACACCCCGCAGGCGCGCTCCGCCGCCGGCATCGAGAAGCTCTGGCTCGACCGCAAGGTTCAGGCCACCCTGGAGCAGTCGACGAAGCAGGTCCACGCCCCCGAGGCCTGGGCCGCCGGCTACGACGGCACCGGCACCAAGGTCGCCGTCCTCGACACCGGCGCCGACACCGAGCACCCCGACCTCAAGGGACGCGTCACCGCCTCGGAGAACTTCACCGACTCCGAGACGGCCGACGACCGCCAGGGCCACGGCACCCACACCATCTCGACCGTCGGCGGCTCCGGCGCCGCGAGCGACGGCAAGAAGAAGGGCGTCGCCCCCGGCGCGGACCTCCTCAACGGCAAGGTCCTCAACGACTCGGGCTCCGGCGCCGCCTCCTGGATCATCGCCGGCATGGAATGGGCCGTCGCCCAGGGCGCCGACGTCGTCTCCATGAGCCTCGGCAGCTCCGTCCCCACCGACTGCACCGACCCGATGAGCGTCGCCGCAGAGCAACTCGCCCAGAACAAGGGCACGTTGTTCGTCATCGCCGCCGGAAACTCGGGCCCGACCCTCAACACCGTCTCCTCGCCCGGCTGCGCGCCCAGCGTCCTCACCGTCGGCGCCACCGACCGCGACGACTCCACCGCGTACTTCTCCAGCCGCGGCCCGACGACCGTCAACCACACCCTCAAGCCCGAGATGGCCGCGCCCGGCGTCGGCATCTCCGCCGCCGCGGCCGGCGGCCGGGGCGTGTACGCCTACCAGTCCATGTCCGGTACGTCGATGGCCACCCCGCACGTCGCGGGCGCCGCCGCCATCGTCAAGCAGCGTCACCCCGACTGGACCGCCCAGCAGATCAAGGCCGCCCTCGTCTCCTCCGCGGAGAGCGACCTCCCCGGCGACGTCCGCGAGGTCGGCGGCGGCCGCCTCGACGTCAAGGCGGCCATCGACCAGACCGTCCTCGGCGCCCCCGCCGTCCAGGGCGGCACGTTCGACTGGCCGCAGGACAGGACCGACCGCACCACGGTCTCCGTCCCGTACAGCAACACCTCCGGCACCCCCGTCACCCTGAACCTCTCCGTCGAGAAGGTCACCGGCAACGACGGTTCCCGCGTACGGAGTTCGGTCGCCCGCCTCGCCAAGCGCACCGTCACCGTCCCGGCCGGCGCCACCGTCCAGGTCCCGCTGGAGCTCGACCCCGCCGCCCGCCTGGACCGTGCCCAGTACGGCGACGCCACCGGCCGCGTCCTCGCCACCGGCCCCGGCGGCATCCACGTCTCGACCCCCTTCTCGCTCCACGTCGAGCCCGAGACCGTCACCCTCCGCGTCAAGCTGATCGACCGTCAGGGCAAGCCCGCCGACGGCGCGTCCTCCCTCGACGTCATCGGCACCGACGTCGCCAGTGGAGAGCGCCGCTTCAACGAAGGCGCCGCGGACCAGGTCTACCGCCTGCGCCCCGGCAGCTACTTCCTCTCCTCCTTCGTCACCACGCCCGACGCCGGCGAGGGCGCCACGCTGAACGACTCGCTCAGCTACCTCGGCCGCCCGCAGATGGAGCTGAAGAAGGACACCACCGTCGTCCTCGACGCCCGCAAGGCCCACAAGCTGTCGGTCACGACCGACAAGGCCTCCGAACTCCGGGGCGCCACCCTCGCGTTCTCCCGCTCCTGGGACGACTTCTGGCTGCACGCCGGCACCGCCGCCGGACCGCGCACCATCCGCGGCTACTACGCCTCGGTCGAAGGCGCTGCCGACGAGGGCGACTTCGAGTTCGGCAGCTACTGGCGCGCCGCCGCCCCGCAGATCACCTCGCTGCGCACCGCCGACGGCCTGACCCTGCACCCGCTGACCGGCTCCATCGCCTCCGACAACCTCGACGGGACCGGCTCCGCCCGCCTCGTCGACGCCGGAGCCGGCACCCCGGAGGAGCTCAAGGCCGCCGGGGTCCAGGGCCGCATCGCCCTCGTCCGGCTCCCGGACGACTCGACCTCGGCGGGCACCCTCGCCCGTAACGCCAAGGCCGCCGGCGCCGTCGCCGTCATCGCCCACCACTCGGCCTCCGGCCGCTGGTACCCGACCGGTGGCTTCACCGGCCTCGGCCTGCCGGTCCTCTCCGTCCCGTCCACCGAGGCGACCGCGCTCCTGGGCAAGCTGGCGGCCGGCGAGGTCACCCTCGCCTGGCAGGCCACCGCGAAGAGCCCGTACGCCTACAACCTCGCGTTCCCCGAGACCGGCGCGATCCGCGACGACAAGGACTACCGGGTCCGGGACCGCGAGCTCGGCCGCACGGACTCCACCTACGGCTCGGCGGGCATCGCCACCGACTTCATTGACTTCCCGGCGGCGCGCCGCCCGGACGGCGTTCGCGTCGGCTTCGGCTCGCTGGAGACGGTCCCGGCGCCCGGCGCCCGCACCGAGTACTACTCGGCCGGCGACACGAGCTGGGAGCCGATGGTCGGCAGCAGCTTCCCCTTCGGGGAGATCATGGTCGGCACTCCGCACACCTACACCCCCGGCGAGAAGCGCACCGAGAACTGGTACGACGGGGTCATCGCCCCCACCGCCCCGCGCGACGCGGCCGGCGAACCGGTGCTCGTCGCCGAGCGCCAGGGCAACCTGCTCGGCTTCGCCAACGCCATGTGGGGCGACGGCACCCACCACGCCGTGCCCGGCTCCTTCGGAGACATCGGCAACGTCAGCCTCAGCCGCGACGGTGAGGTCCTCGGCACGAGCAGCTGGCCGTTCGGAGTGTTCGAGGTACCCGCGGAAGCCGGGACGTACACGCTCGAACAGAACACCATGAAGATCGGCAGCAAGGTGTGGGCCCGCTCCACCTCCGTCAAATCGGTGTGGAAATTCACCTCCAAGCTTGACGAGAGCGTCTATTCTCAGGGCATCCCGATTCTCTTCCCCCGGTACAACCTTCCGGAGGACGGACTCAAGACCCTCGCCGCGACCGACGGCCAGCAGATCGGCCTCACCGCGACGGGTCACGCGGGCTACACCCCCGCAGCGCTCACCTCGGCCAAGCTCTCGTACTCCTACGACGGGGGCACGACCTGGACGGAAGCGCGGGTCTCTCAGCAGGGCGGTCAGTGGACCGCGACCGTGAACCACGCGGGCGCGTCCGGTGAGCCTGTCACCCTGAGGACCGAACTGACGGACGCCAACGGCAACTCCGTCACCCAGACCGTGGTCCGCGCTTACGACGTGCGCTGA
- a CDS encoding helix-turn-helix transcriptional regulator: MLGAIGLDERQESAYRALVALGAAEVTDLAHRLALPEQDTERALRRLESQGLAAQSSARTGRWVAAPPGVALGALLTQQRHELEQAELAAKLLAEEYRAEAAEAAVHDLVEVVTGASAVTHRFLQLQLGAQEEVCALVTGKPIAVTGMENDAEEQAAGRGVRYRVVIEREVLGLPSGLLELSAALSREERIRVADRVPTKLVVADRSLAMVPLTGRGAEPAAIVVHASGLLESLMGLFESVWREALPLRLGAGAQITEDEAPGPDVMDLEILSLLLAGMTDASVAKQLDLGLRTVQRRVKGLMELTGVTTRLQLGWHAYEKGWVARG; this comes from the coding sequence ATGCTGGGAGCGATAGGGCTCGACGAGCGCCAGGAGTCCGCGTACCGCGCCCTGGTCGCGCTGGGCGCGGCCGAGGTCACCGATCTCGCGCACCGGCTCGCCCTGCCCGAGCAGGACACGGAGCGCGCGCTGCGCCGGCTGGAGTCCCAGGGGCTCGCCGCGCAGTCCTCGGCCAGGACCGGACGCTGGGTGGCGGCGCCGCCGGGCGTGGCCCTGGGCGCCCTGCTGACGCAGCAGCGCCACGAGCTGGAGCAGGCGGAGCTGGCGGCGAAGCTGCTGGCCGAGGAGTACCGGGCGGAGGCGGCGGAGGCGGCCGTCCACGACCTGGTGGAGGTGGTGACGGGCGCGAGCGCGGTCACCCACCGCTTCCTCCAGCTCCAGCTGGGCGCACAGGAGGAGGTCTGCGCCCTGGTGACGGGCAAGCCGATCGCGGTCACCGGCATGGAGAACGACGCGGAGGAGCAGGCGGCCGGGCGGGGCGTGCGCTACCGGGTGGTGATCGAGCGCGAGGTGCTCGGCCTGCCGTCCGGGCTGCTGGAACTCTCGGCGGCGCTCAGCCGCGAGGAGCGCATCCGGGTCGCGGACCGGGTCCCCACCAAGCTGGTGGTCGCCGACCGTTCCCTGGCCATGGTCCCGCTGACGGGGCGGGGCGCGGAGCCCGCGGCGATCGTCGTCCACGCGAGCGGGCTCCTCGAATCGCTGATGGGCCTCTTCGAGTCGGTGTGGCGGGAGGCCCTGCCGCTGCGGCTCGGGGCGGGCGCCCAGATCACCGAGGACGAGGCGCCCGGCCCCGACGTGATGGACCTGGAGATCCTGTCGCTGCTCCTCGCCGGGATGACGGACGCGAGCGTGGCCAAGCAGCTGGACCTGGGCCTGCGGACGGTCCAGCGCCGCGTCAAGGGCCTGATGGAACTGACCGGCGTGACGACCCGCCTCCAGCTGGGCTGGCACGCGTACGAGAAGGGCTGGGTGGCTCGCGGCTAG
- a CDS encoding DUF456 domain-containing protein translates to MGVWQLLMVATVMLLGLFGVLTPGVPGTWLVWAAMLWWSLHERSDLAWILLASSTGLLLLTQVVVWQLPPRRFRGVGITRRMIVYAGLGALLGFVLVPVLGAIPGFVGGVYLSERLRLGGHGQARAATRTVMRAAGTSVLVELFSCLLIVGAWAGAVLWG, encoded by the coding sequence GTGGGTGTGTGGCAGCTCCTGATGGTCGCGACGGTGATGCTGCTCGGTCTGTTCGGGGTGCTGACCCCCGGCGTGCCGGGAACGTGGCTGGTGTGGGCCGCCATGCTCTGGTGGTCGCTGCACGAGCGGTCGGACCTCGCCTGGATCCTGCTGGCCTCCTCGACCGGTCTGCTGCTCCTCACGCAGGTGGTCGTCTGGCAGCTCCCGCCACGCCGGTTCCGGGGTGTCGGCATCACCCGGCGGATGATCGTGTACGCGGGCCTCGGCGCGCTCCTGGGCTTCGTCCTGGTCCCCGTCCTCGGTGCGATCCCCGGCTTCGTGGGTGGGGTCTACCTCTCGGAACGGCTCCGCCTCGGCGGCCACGGCCAGGCCAGGGCGGCGACCCGGACGGTCATGCGGGCGGCCGGTACGAGCGTCCTCGTCGAGCTCTTCTCGTGTCTGCTGATCGTGGGGGCGTGGGCGGGTGCGGTGCTCTGGGGCTGA
- a CDS encoding PPOX class F420-dependent oxidoreductase, translated as MRDFEGFNEAERAYLTEGRKLARMATVDPSGQPQVNPVGFFPQEDGTVLVGGLAMGRTKKWRNLRQNPKVALVVDDLASVRPWRVRGVEIRGEAELRVGPHALGPHFSEEVIRIHPRRIHSWGLEEAP; from the coding sequence ATGAGGGATTTCGAGGGATTCAACGAGGCGGAGCGCGCCTATCTCACGGAAGGCCGGAAGCTCGCCCGCATGGCCACGGTCGACCCGTCCGGCCAGCCGCAGGTCAACCCGGTGGGCTTCTTCCCGCAGGAAGACGGCACCGTCCTGGTGGGCGGTCTGGCCATGGGCCGTACGAAGAAGTGGCGCAATCTGCGGCAGAACCCGAAGGTGGCCCTGGTCGTCGACGATCTCGCGAGCGTCCGCCCCTGGCGGGTGCGGGGCGTGGAGATCCGCGGCGAGGCGGAGCTCCGCGTGGGCCCGCACGCACTGGGCCCGCACTTCAGCGAGGAGGTCATCCGGATCCATCCGCGCCGGATCCACAGCTGGGGCCTTGAAGAGGCACCCTAA